AAGATCACATACTTTAAGAGGAAGTATGTGGAAGAAGAGGATTTTCACCCACCACTCAGCAGCTGTAGCCATAAAGTATGTTTTTTTaatagtcattatttttattaagagtTTAAGATACTTAGTAACAGTTGCTTGATCCATTTCCAGAAATTAAATTGTTCCACCCAAGCAATGAAAATGAGCCACTTCTCAGCAGAGCTAGATTAATCGTTGTCACTTTTTGGGGTCCTGGGTTATTTTTCACAAGTATTTGAAGAAAGAGCCAGCAAGAACTCCTTTGTCCAGAAATAACAGAATTATATAATCCaagaaatgcctttttttttttccactaatgatttcatttttctcaagTTGCGTTCAGGGTTCATGGTAACTGGCGCTTTCACATGTGCAGAAATGCACTTGTTCTTCCCAGACCTGCTCCCCGTCTCTGAGCTCAGGCTCCCGTGGCCAGGGCCACCTGTGTGCCCACCTGGGGATAGTCACCCAGGGCTTTCCTGACCTCTCAGAGGTGGACTCTCTGTCCTTTGAATGTGTGCATGAAAGTAGAAGTGTCCTTCATGGTACGTTTATTACATATGTTTTGTTtgtgaaaatatataatttattcccaagagaaaaaccaaagctaACTTTTTTTGCATGaataagaaggaaatgacaggatCGGGAAAGCACACAGAAGTCTAAAACTGGCTAAGCTTTTGAAATACCAATGCCTTTTCCTATGGTTACCTTCTTTCAGAAACTATCTGCTAACTTAGTGGAGGAGAGGATAACCCAGGCCATAGTTGTTTGAAATGCAGAGaggatgtttaatttttttctaattcatctTCCTGTCTTCTCACTCCattgccccccctccccccgagCCTTTAGACGTTGCTCTGACCCTGCTCATAAAAGGACATCAGCATGCCTTGGCAGGTGCTGGGCTTTTCCGTGTATGTGTAGTTCCTGCCTTTGGTCAGCTTGGGCTGGTTTAATTCACAGCTCCTGaggttagcttttttttttttaatgacctggAAGAGCTGGGCCCCAGGACAGAAGCATTTTATGTCCATTTTGGTTTCTCTGTTGTGGCTGTAGCAGTTTTCCAAACTGCTGCCAGTTTGTGCCAACCATCACACAGTAATGGCATCACATAACCTGGGAGTGAGTCCTCTGAGTTCCGTTCTGCATCTCTCCTGCCCAATTCCAGAAAAAGCCTACTGTGGCCCTGCAACCAGCAGTTCCCTTTAGGGTTTGAGCCTCTTTCATTATTTTCGTCCCTCTATCAGGCAAAGATAATTGCAAGAATGAAACCCAGAAAAACAGCACAGGCAGAGTGAGCTCATTCTCCTTGATGTCTCTCCTAGGGTTTGAGATATACTTAGGATGACCTGCAACTTGGCATCttctaaaaaacatttattgacatAGAATaaatgagtatgtgtgtgtgcatgtatatttgtatacacacacataaaggcccagagtttcccaggtggcgctagtggtaaagaacccacttgcccatgcaggagacataagagactcaggttctatccctgggtcaggaagatcccctggaggagggcatggcaacccaccccagtattcttgcctggagaatcccatggacagaggagcctggtgggctatgatccagagggttgcaaagagtccataGGGAtgcccagagtcagacaggactgaagtgagttagcacgcACATTAAGGCCCAAGTGTCATAAGAGTCCAGCTTGATAAATTTCACAAAGTGTGAAATAGCCATGTAACTGGCATCCAGATTAAGAAACAATGTAATGAGCAACTTAGAGCCTCCCCAGTGTCCCTCTCTAGTCACCATTTCTCAGCTCTCCAAAGAAACTCCTCCTCACTTCTAACAGCATAGGTTAGTTTGGTGCATTTCGCCACCCCCCTCACTGCATCATTAAAGAGCGGACATCCTGACCTGTCCCTGCCGAGGTCTGAGTTGTGGCTGGATTCCCTAGTGCTCAACATCACCAGTCAGTCTGCTGGGAAGGGGAGACGTTAGCAGCCCCCAGGAGAGCATTGCTAAATGAACCCGAGGGAAACCAGACCATAGCATCCCCAGGCCCAGAAACTGCCAAGAGAGAAATGTGCTGGgatgatattttaataaagcCCACTTCCTaagctttctcttccctttttgaTTTTTAGACCATCTCAATCTTTGAGGAGCGAGCCCACATCCTTTATATGTCCTTAGAAAAGCTAAAGTTTATCGATGATCCTGAAGTGTACCTCCGAAGATCTGTCCTTATAAACAATCTGATGAAAAGGATCCATGGAGAAATTATCATGCAGAATAACTGGTGCTTTCCTGCCTGCTCTTTCAATGGCGCCTCTGCCCAGGAGTGGTTTATGGCTCAAGACTGTCCTTACCGGAAACGACCTCGGATGGccaaagaggagtgtgaaaagtTTCACGCCTGCTGCTTGTACCAGGAATGTGGTGGTCACTACCTAAATTTACCCCTTTCGGTCAATGCTAATGTCGGAAGTGCCTCCACCactgcctcttcttcctccccctcctcgtcttcctcctcctctccccctctgCCTTTACCGAGCTGTTCCCAGCAGGTGGATTTTGATATAGGCAGCGCACCTGTTTACAAGGGTGATGGCCAGATACCTGCCAGTGAAATCTTTGTTACTAACGTCCGGTCACTTGGTGTTCAGGAAAAGGCCAAATTAAATGATGAGAAAGTAAATGATGATACCAACAGGGATGGTGGTCCTCTGAGCCATGGACCTGTGGGCAACGACCTTGCTTTTGAGGGCAAAGGccaattttatgattattttgagACTGGATATAACGAAAAAAGCAATGTAAGTGAGTCTTGGAAAAAGTCCTTAAGGAAAAAGGAGCCTTCACCGAGTAACAAACTGTGCTGCAGCAAAGGCAGTAAAATATGAGCCATCTTCTCCCGCAAACTTTGAAGCATGCACAGCATGATCAATTAGCtcccataaattttattttgaatggaTTTTATAGTTTTGTACAACTGACAATTATGCCATGAACATGCCATGTCGTTTAAATGCCTGGAGAGCAGATTGCATAAAACATCTGTATTGTAGGCATCGGCAAGCTACTCATAAATGTGGTGACGTTACCGAGAAGACAGTTGACTTAACACTTAAACGTATATCTTAGTTTTCTTACCGAGAAGATCAGCAGATCAGACTGGGGGACAGTGTGCCCTTGCGCTATTTCCACGACCCGCAAGGAGCCTGTCACTAGCGAGGAGCCTTCCACCTGTTTGCCAGTTAATTAGGTAGTTATTTGGTAAGCAAATCAATATAACCAGCAAAGGATGTCTGCTTCTTCTCTAtgatacagtatttttttctgaataaaagactgaggacagggaGCTAGAAGAAACGGCTTCCTGGTGCTGTTAAATATTTGGATTCAACCGTCTTGTGTGACAGAGGGAAATAGGATAGGAGGAAATGAAACACCTGACCAGGGGCAACAATCAAGGATATGAGTAGAGGGTGATCCCTGCAAGTTCCTGGCTTGCCTGTGATGGGTGATGAGGCTTTTAGAAAGGTGTTATACAGGGCGATTTTTGGTGCCTTACTTTATCTTAATTTTTGCCAATGTGAAAATTAAGGATAAATCAAGAGTACAGCAGGGATttaacaaacaggaaaaaaaatacaaacacagggTGGATCAATATTGTTTGGAAATCTTTAACGTCGAACTATTGTGTTCAACTTTTGATTCAACATCTctattcttcctttattttttgatgCCCAATTGCTTTTGGATTTGGCATTTTTAGAAAGGGATGGAGGAAACAATAGAGAGAGCTGTTAGAGACCAGCACTAGCTGCTCAAGCTTTTCTATGGCAACGGTCTGTTGCTGGGGTTTGGGTTTTCtgggttttgggttgttttgttttcttgtccaATGAAGTTCATGAACCAGTAGCATGCATCATACTTTAATCTGTTTTGCATCATTTCACTCGTTTAGATTATAAAAGCATGTGGTTTTTTATATATGACTTTTGCTGTTGATTACGAAGCACAATGTTAATACACGATGTGGTGATCAATAAGTTTTAAAGAATGTAAAGGTTTTCGTTTGGGAAAAGTTATTTTGGAGAAATGGGACTCATGTCGGCAAAAGCTCCTATGTATTTGGCCAACATTTTTCTCAGTCGTTTTTTTTCATGTGTACATTGGCCAGAGTGTTCAGAGGGGCCCCTCTGACCATCCTTCCTTCCATGCCAGCTACTCCTCCTGCTAAACTCTATTTCCATTTCCGAGGTTACTGACTGACTTGGGCCTCCTTACACAATACTTCACGGGAACCAAattccaaatggaggaaataagtTAAGTCCTCCCCGTTTCTCCAAGATAAAGctttttttattattgctattaatattaaatataggtCTCATTCATACAGTGTATGAGTAGGATCGTCATTTGGACAATGTCCACAAGGACCAATTTTTAAAACCCGTTCTTGTGTTATGGCTGAATAGTCTAGTGatgttttgtcctttattttcaatatatgataaacatttgatGTTGAAAACTTAGATGATAGATGCTTGTATATGAATGTGTTGTAATAAAGTGAGGTTTTcttgatatatatttattaaaatgatcaaaattcATTCAGATGTTCGTATTTTAATGACTGTTGGCTGTTTCTCTTTTCCGTTGCTCGttctcctttaaaagaaaaactcaaagtcACTAGAAACGGTCATGGACAGTGGCCACACAGGCATTTTCAGAGTGAGAGAGCGCTTTTTGAGAGGCCCATCCAACAGGTGTTTTAGAATGGTCCTAGTTTGTAGGTTTACATTTCTGTTGATTTAAGAGCATAGTGTTAATATACGACGTGCTTGGTGATGGATAAGGTTTTATCTTAAAGGATCTGAAGACTTTTTGGCTTTTGTGaagtttctgaaaaaaatagCATAATGTGAAGTCATAAATATTGAATCCTAACGGATTCCCTTCGAATTGTCAGATTGTCAATTGACAGTTGTCATCTATAAGTGGTTCAAACAGCTGTGGAGGTATTCCATTTAATTCTGTATTATTGTTATTCTTAGAGGCCAGTATTGCACTTGGTGCAAGAGGCGAGcttggaacttcccaggtggtccagtggttaagactgtgcttccattgcGGGGGTGAGGactcagtccctggtggggaaactaagacccTGCGCGCCACCTGGAGCGgccaaaaatctttttaaagggAGTGGGCAAGCTAGTTGGAAAGTAATTTGCCAAAAGCAGCATTCTTATGAGCATACCACATCTTGGAAATTTGAATATGAAAGAAAggactttgtttttaaactgcGCCCCCGCCTCCAGCGTTACCGGATAATGGTGGCCAAAGCTGTGAAATGATGGAGTTGGTGATTTTCTAGAGAATGCACCAGTGCTTCTCTGAAGGATGAGACCTGCTTTTGAATCCAGTAGCATTAAAATGCATCATAGTTTGTAATCAAGTTTTTGAGTGTAGGACAGTTCCAGCATActtaaaagaacacattttctttaaagaaaaaaaatcatccctAAACATCCATCCAAATATCAAAAATGTTCCTAGTGTTGTTACGAAAGCATTATGGCCTCCTGTGTGATATCTACTCAAGAGATATTAAGTTAGATTTTCCTGAGTGGACAAGGCTCCCCTTCATTGTAAGTTAAGCCTCTGAATTGGGTTCTGTAGTTATATCCTCAGAGATGGGAAAAGTTAAGACCGCGCTCCACACCACACTACTGTCTCTCTATCTGGAAATAATACTCTGCTTTCTTTGCTTTAAGGAAAATCTCATAGGGCCAGAATCCAGACTTTTACAATTTAAATGAGGGGAAATCTTCACTCCAGAAAATGGCCCAGCTCCCCGAAGTTTGCCTTTAATTGCTACTCCCCTAGGCACCTAGGTGCGTGTCTTTAACCAAATCATTAACCTCCGTCTCTGGTCCTTCCTCTCTTCAAGTGGGTGATTTGTAGATGAGAGCCTGGCAAAGGCTCTTTAAAAGGGTAAAGGTATCATCATGTTATGCTTCGATTCTTAAATCCTATTATTCTATAGTTCACCTTGAAGAGGTCCTAGGGATAAGACAGTAAGGACATGAACCTGGGGGGAAAGTAGGAAAAA
The sequence above is a segment of the Bos mutus isolate GX-2022 chromosome 16, NWIPB_WYAK_1.1, whole genome shotgun sequence genome. Coding sequences within it:
- the SERTAD4 gene encoding SERTA domain-containing protein 4 — its product is MTLVLSMNRFCEPIVSEGAAEIAGYQTLWEADSYGGLSPPGPAQAPLQGDRGAGPPLAGSHYRGISNPITTSKITYFKRKYVEEEDFHPPLSSCSHKTISIFEERAHILYMSLEKLKFIDDPEVYLRRSVLINNLMKRIHGEIIMQNNWCFPACSFNGASAQEWFMAQDCPYRKRPRMAKEECEKFHACCLYQECGGHYLNLPLSVNANVGSASTTASSSSPSSSSSSSPPLPLPSCSQQVDFDIGSAPVYKGDGQIPASEIFVTNVRSLGVQEKAKLNDEKVNDDTNRDGGPLSHGPVGNDLAFEGKGQFYDYFETGYNEKSNVSESWKKSLRKKEPSPSNKLCCSKGSKI